In Mercenaria mercenaria strain notata unplaced genomic scaffold, MADL_Memer_1 contig_2228, whole genome shotgun sequence, a single genomic region encodes these proteins:
- the LOC128552282 gene encoding uncharacterized protein LOC128552282 codes for MLTKEMACASLGNDEDPNGLQADFDSSIQMSDEVKEMFCEDCEKELGTFVKADGFCVNCVEYLCATCIRYHKKHLSQHTLLDSSNMPQDFCFDKCQKHPKEIIKFYCESCKTTACPKCKTENHNNCSEVCHIPSIVKSDKMTDEIRQLSLSIDETLEELGAKRDRVESNLTKVNTNKKDTSTSIQKHKATLKRQVQDQHKHILDDLSVRQTNETKAYEQKRAEVIASLDKEKADLLERLNNEERQMRKQLQTNQDDVFKKINKSEEDLEKQSEHMNQTDTHKLQRILHRTDKAETEVKKMKTSIDRKKKAGEKCELFVAMKNMKSDLEKVKSDMQATKNDTEIQNYEFLTEKDEIYFMSTECEIRFGRLLDKSELKRKLMYESIIKSNACKNEENRSITGLCKVSDQLVVADDKNASIKLINLKQDILTSSIQLESKPFDVTCVDIEKVATTLPGARKIQFLCFTQTGKLSLANEIDMGKKCYGLEYFKPNLVVACQDPGCVQIVSTRGDPIKTLTGFHEPRYIKVNQSSEIFYVEDIVTDTNSGTRKLTVKKTSSKGKIITVSESFANRGSGLAVDHFGSVYIAGKLHAFLFMLPYFSSARKYPLIQFSANLKTIEKLDTEETHVYSGRISCLFYCNKENKLYAGTTKGEILVYQVA; via the coding sequence ATGCTTACAAAAGAAATGGCATGTGCATCCCTTGGAAATGATGAAGACCCCAATGGTCTTCAAGCAGACTTTGATTCATCAATTCAAATGTCGGATGAGGTAAAGGAAATGTTCTGTGAGGATTGTGAAAAAGAATTAGGAACTTTTGTTAAAGCTGATGGCTTTTGTGTAAACTGTGTGGAGTACTTGTGTGCAACATGTATCAGATATCACAAGAAACATCTTTCACAACACACCCTGCTGGACAGTTCTAATATGCCACAAGATTTCTGTTTCGACAAGTGCCAAAAACATCCAAAAGagataataaagttttattgtgAATCATGTAAGACAACGGCTTGTCCTAAATGTAAAACTGAAAATCATAACAATTGTTCTGAAGTTTGTCATATTCCTTCAATTGTCAAATCTGACAAAATGACTGATGAAATAAGACAATTATCTCTCTCAATTGATGAAACTCTAGAAGAACTTGGTGCAAAAAGAGATAGGGTAGAATCAAATCTGACAAAAgttaacacaaacaaaaaagatactAGCACTTCAATCCAGAAGCACAAAGCCACACTGAAAAGACAAGTTCAAGACCAACATAAACATATTCTAGATGATCTGAGCGTAAGACAAACAAATGAAACTAAAGCGTATGAACAAAAAAGAGCTGAAGTCATTGCAAGCTTAGATAAAGAAAAGGCTGATCTACTAGAAAGACTTAATAATGAAGAGAGACAAATGAGAAAACAGCTTCAAACCAACCAGGatgatgtatttaaaaaaataaataaaagtgagGAAGATCTAGAAAAACAATCAGAACACATGAACCAAACAGATACTCACAAACTTCAACGTATACTGCACAGAACTGATAAAGCTGAAACAGAagtgaagaaaatgaaaacatccATAGACAGAAAAAAGAAGGCAGGAGAAAAATGTGAACTATTTGTTGCTATGAAAAACATGAAGTCTGACTTAGAAAAAGTTAAGTCAGATATGCAGGCCACCAAAAACGACACAGAAATACAGAACTATGAGTTTCTGACAGAAAAAGACGAAATCTATTTCATGTCCACTGAATGTGAAATTAGGTTTGGCCGACTTCTAGACAAATCAGAATTAAAGAGAAAATTAATGTATGAAAGCATTATCAAATCAAATGCTTGCAAAAATGAAGAGAACAGAAGTATAACTGGATTGTGTAAAGTATCGGATCAGCTTGTAGTTGCTGATGATAAAAATGCATCAATAAAACTTATCAATTTAAAGCAGGACATTCTAACATCCTCAATACAACTGGAAAGCAAACCATTTGATGTGACCTGTGTGGATATAGAAAAAGTGGCTACTACACTGCCGGGAGCTAGAAAGATTCAGTTTCTGTGCTTTACACAGACTGGCAAGCTTTCATTGGCCAATGAGATTGATATGGGGAAAAAATGTTATGGCTTAGAGTACTTTAAACCAAATCTAGTAGTAGCCTGTCAAGATCCTGGTTGTGTACAAATTGTGAGCACTAGAGGAGATCCAATAAAAACATTAACAGGATTTCATGAGCCTAGATATATAAAAGTTAACCAGAGCAGTGAAATCTTTTATGTAGAAGACATAGTAACTGATACAAACAGTGGGACTAGGAAACTGACAGTTAAGAAAACAAGCAGCAAAGGAAAGATAATCACAGTCAGTGAAAGCTTTGCTAACAGAGGAAGTGGTTTAGCTGTTGACCATTTTGGGTCTGTTTATATAGCAGGTAAATTGCATGCATTTTTGTTTATGCTCCCTTATTTTTCATCAGCCAGGAAATATCCATTAATTCAGTTTTCAGCAAATCTCAAGACTATAGAAAAATTAGACACAGAAGAAACACATGTATATTCTGGTAGAATATCATGTCTTTTTTACTGCAATAAGGAAAACAAGCTCTATGCTGGAACTACAAAGGGTGAAATATTAGTATACCAAGTAGCATAG